One part of the Aurantibacillus circumpalustris genome encodes these proteins:
- a CDS encoding T9SS type A sorting domain-containing protein, with protein sequence MRTQLIILFLLTNLFVDAQTVCNPNGNLMLYTNYDGGTLTINVDQNIPNLKIGICSYEACYINLTGTFLGNVTEVRYAGYNGSNNTSCGTSIPTTTIIGASGTATTTIVYAPAATVVNSNGYGSIICGYSCNNNANQGGCNTVDQIEGYFLGFFSGSTLFAHKVQYGCWTGTHSVSLGGNCCPPPPVYPGVVAGSQTVCSGSIPAALTSLNSATVSAGTITYQWQSSTTSSSSGFSNISGANAATYAPAALSQTSYYRRAASTVTNNVVYSNVLTVNATPLPSVTISGTSSLCAGMTTTLSANGGTSYAWSSGVANGNSVVITPTVSTVITITCFPASGCSVTASQIVIVSPAPPLFLNSPSSPFLCVGDTSYLSVIGANNCVWEPGTISGNSFTFVAQNSVVYTVTATYTSGCIQTKTVYINPKPLPNVVVPFNNITSCSGQLVHLVVGPQNLVGVSWLPAVPLSGNVYPTTSTVYTVVGIDNNTCKGTATVSITVLPSPTITLSSSVNKICNGETLLITVVGGNSYTLANTSQAYSSGSITVSPTITTNYTVTGDGSNGCLNSAVKTITVSTCTGIQNNEVIGNESQIKVYPNPNNGEFLITGLASETIDIIDNSGRTVSKLNLNEGNNYKVSITNLPAGIYFVLSSGELERFKQKIIVLK encoded by the coding sequence ATGAGAACCCAATTAATTATTTTGTTTCTTTTAACAAATTTGTTTGTTGATGCGCAAACTGTGTGTAATCCCAATGGAAATTTAATGTTATACACCAACTACGATGGGGGGACATTAACTATTAATGTGGACCAAAATATCCCTAATTTAAAAATAGGTATTTGTAGTTACGAGGCCTGTTATATTAATCTTACGGGAACTTTTTTGGGGAATGTAACTGAAGTACGTTATGCTGGCTACAATGGGTCAAATAACACTTCCTGTGGAACTTCAATTCCAACAACAACAATTATAGGAGCATCTGGAACAGCCACAACAACTATTGTGTATGCGCCTGCTGCCACGGTTGTGAATTCGAATGGTTATGGTTCTATTATTTGTGGTTATTCCTGTAATAATAATGCAAATCAAGGTGGTTGCAATACGGTTGACCAAATAGAAGGTTATTTTTTAGGATTTTTTTCAGGAAGTACACTTTTTGCACACAAGGTACAGTATGGTTGCTGGACGGGCACTCATAGCGTTTCTCTTGGCGGGAATTGTTGTCCGCCTCCGCCAGTATACCCGGGTGTTGTAGCTGGCAGCCAAACAGTTTGTTCAGGTTCTATTCCAGCTGCATTAACCTCATTAAATTCAGCAACTGTAAGTGCAGGAACAATTACTTATCAATGGCAATCTTCAACAACGTCTTCTTCAAGTGGATTTTCCAATATTTCCGGTGCCAATGCTGCAACTTATGCGCCGGCAGCTCTTAGTCAGACAAGTTATTACCGCAGAGCTGCGAGTACAGTTACAAATAATGTTGTCTATTCCAATGTGCTTACGGTAAATGCAACACCATTACCTTCTGTTACAATTAGTGGAACTAGTTCTCTTTGTGCAGGTATGACTACAACACTATCTGCAAACGGTGGAACAAGTTATGCCTGGAGTAGTGGTGTTGCGAATGGTAATTCGGTTGTAATAACCCCTACAGTATCTACTGTTATAACTATAACGTGTTTCCCCGCTAGTGGTTGTAGTGTTACGGCAAGTCAGATTGTTATAGTAAGCCCCGCCCCGCCATTGTTTCTTAATTCTCCTAGCTCACCTTTTCTATGTGTTGGAGATACGAGTTACTTATCAGTGATTGGTGCAAATAACTGTGTATGGGAACCTGGTACCATTTCGGGTAATTCGTTTACATTTGTTGCTCAGAATTCCGTTGTTTATACAGTTACTGCTACGTACACCTCTGGTTGTATTCAAACAAAAACCGTGTACATTAACCCGAAGCCACTTCCTAATGTCGTAGTACCTTTTAATAATATTACTTCCTGTTCCGGACAACTTGTTCATTTGGTTGTTGGTCCTCAAAATCTTGTGGGAGTTAGCTGGTTACCTGCTGTTCCTTTAAGTGGAAACGTTTACCCTACAACGTCTACCGTATATACCGTTGTTGGTATTGATAATAATACATGTAAAGGTACCGCTACAGTCTCGATTACAGTTCTACCTTCGCCTACCATAACGTTAAGTTCTTCTGTAAATAAGATATGCAATGGCGAAACCTTATTAATAACAGTAGTGGGAGGCAATTCTTATACACTTGCAAATACCTCTCAAGCTTATTCCTCGGGAAGCATAACGGTGTCGCCAACAATTACAACAAATTACACCGTTACTGGTGATGGCAGTAACGGTTGTTTGAATTCTGCGGTAAAAACGATAACGGTGAGCACTTGCACTGGAATTCAAAATAATGAAGTAATCGGTAATGAGTCGCAGATTAAAGTGTACCCAAATCCTAATAATGGAGAGTTTTTAATTACGGGGCTAGCTTCGGAAACTATTGATATTATTGATAATTCAGGAAGAACCGTTAGCAAGCTAAACCTAAATGAAGGGAATAATTATAAAGTTTCGATTACGAATTTACCGGCAGGAATTTATTTCGTTCTATCGTCTGGTGAACTGGAAAGGTTTAAACAAAAAATTATTGTACTCAAATAA
- a CDS encoding TCR/Tet family MFS transporter codes for MEKSKKSILFIFLTILIDCIGIGIIIPTLPALIQGLSGESISIAASYGGWLNFSYAIMAFVFSPVLGGLSDRFGRRPILLISLLGLGLDYLFLAFAPTIFWLFIGRIIAGVCGASFTTASAYIADVSSNENRAKNFGMIGAAFGLGFIIGPLLGSVFGSFGTRIPFIAAAGFSLLNFLFGYFILPESLDKDHRRAFSWKRANPFGSLIQLAKHKAVINLIIVLFIINVAGQAMPTIWTFFCIERFAWDEKMIGLSLAFVGVAISIVQGGLIGVASKRLGVKKSVFIGLGFYVLGFFLFSLANKSWMMFAFMIPYALGGIAVPNIQSILSSRVGANEQGELQGGLTSLISLTAVIGPIIMSSSFTFFTRNPESLYFPGISFFIGGILALLSLIISYSVLKKIKL; via the coding sequence GTGGAAAAATCTAAAAAATCAATTCTGTTTATCTTCCTTACAATTCTGATTGATTGCATCGGAATTGGAATTATCATTCCTACCTTACCCGCTTTAATTCAAGGTTTAAGCGGCGAGAGCATAAGTATTGCCGCTAGTTATGGTGGTTGGCTAAATTTCTCTTATGCTATTATGGCCTTTGTGTTTTCACCTGTTTTAGGTGGTTTAAGTGACCGCTTTGGAAGAAGACCAATCTTATTGATTTCACTTTTAGGTTTAGGATTGGATTATCTTTTTTTAGCCTTCGCTCCTACTATCTTTTGGTTGTTTATTGGAAGAATTATTGCAGGCGTGTGCGGAGCAAGTTTCACAACCGCCTCAGCCTACATTGCAGATGTGAGTTCAAATGAAAATCGTGCTAAAAATTTTGGAATGATTGGCGCAGCATTCGGACTTGGTTTTATTATTGGTCCTTTATTAGGTTCCGTGTTTGGTAGTTTTGGAACCCGCATACCTTTTATTGCCGCTGCAGGATTCTCTTTACTAAATTTTTTGTTTGGTTATTTTATTTTGCCAGAATCGTTGGATAAAGATCATCGTCGGGCTTTCAGCTGGAAACGTGCTAATCCTTTTGGGTCCTTGATACAATTGGCAAAACATAAAGCGGTGATTAATCTCATTATCGTGCTTTTTATTATTAATGTGGCAGGACAAGCTATGCCAACAATCTGGACCTTTTTTTGCATCGAGAGATTTGCCTGGGATGAAAAAATGATTGGTCTTTCACTTGCTTTTGTTGGTGTAGCTATCTCCATTGTGCAGGGCGGACTCATTGGCGTTGCGTCGAAAAGACTAGGCGTTAAAAAAAGTGTTTTTATTGGCTTAGGATTTTATGTGCTTGGTTTTTTTCTTTTTTCCTTGGCAAATAAAAGTTGGATGATGTTTGCCTTTATGATTCCTTATGCATTGGGAGGAATTGCAGTGCCCAACATCCAAAGCATTTTAAGTTCTCGCGTTGGAGCAAATGAACAAGGGGAATTGCAAGGTGGATTAACCAGTTTAATAAGTTTAACCGCTGTTATTGGTCCAATTATTATGAGCAGTTCATTTACCTTTTTCACAAGAAATCCAGAATCTCTTTATTTTCCAGGCATTTCTTTTTTTATAGGCGGAATTTTAGCTTTACTTAGCTTAATAATAAGTTACTCGGTACTCAAAAAAATAAAGTTATAA
- a CDS encoding T9SS-dependent choice-of-anchor J family protein, giving the protein MKSIKFTFLLFCFSSITIRAQIIFSETFSTSLGQCNATNSVSGAWIFANSCSFSSSTGHSATGHAIFNGSSCQFGNGSSTVSGDLNTPTISIGPSGAVLTFNYRLVNECGSVGSTCTYDVLKLQISNNGGTTFTDIMSSNGSPAGLTNNNAWTPVTYTLNAYSNQTIIIRFNFNSIDGIGNTYDGVYVDDIIVTSNCFINMTSSPLNSTVSPIICSGNNVTLTTNAVNNYTWSNGANTPSIVVSPTINTMYSVIATSSANCVSSASLNVQVNNGIPSLSLANTASATSGSCPNSTVVLTASGANSYSWSGGSVSVTNGLPFVPNTSANYTVVGTNACGTSSAAASISLHPLPTATAVASTPTLCSGNMLTLTGLGTATSYAWFGGSVVITNGVGFTPPLTVTYTLVGTSALSCTVGATIPVTVYPTPINPPTANPALVCIGGSSTLSATGAANYTWTSSSQTVNTANFIVTPVVGNTTYTITKANSTCYNTQIITVVTNPLPSIFAIVTPTVVCALSPATLAVGGALTYTWTSPGPPSYTFTGASPITSPVAPSIYTVAASDGTCINTTTVFLNANPNPTITATASTPSLCEGETVTLNANGGLNYNWTLTGGATYTGSSIVHTPTTATAYNVSGSNSFGCTSSANQVVLVYPKPIVTASSNKILICSGSSATLTASGASTFSWDANANNVLTPIAVVNPTALTSSAVMYTVEGTNSSTGCKNTQTVSVGVFVPTLTINGSTNTCSGGLINLTAGNGVLGTYNWHTGSGTPITNQTLQMPLTVASVFTLTANSNSVGLICPATQTIALGIYYNPTITAVPARTLICTKESVGITAAGATSYAWNNTMTGPTITVSPTGTTANYTVTGTDDNGCSSTATVQVKISNCSGINELSNLNNEIIIYPNPNDGKFTIQTNADLKLSLVNELGQLIRVINLSANNNYEVNISDLAKGIYFVSGQKDGLQIYQKIVVTK; this is encoded by the coding sequence ATGAAATCAATTAAATTTACTTTTCTTCTGTTTTGTTTTTCTAGTATTACAATAAGGGCGCAAATCATATTCTCGGAAACTTTTTCTACCAGTCTTGGACAGTGTAACGCAACGAATTCTGTTTCTGGTGCATGGATTTTCGCGAACTCTTGTAGTTTTAGTTCAAGTACCGGTCATAGCGCTACGGGACATGCAATATTTAACGGTAGCAGCTGTCAATTTGGAAACGGGAGCAGCACTGTAAGTGGAGACTTGAACACACCTACAATTAGTATAGGTCCTTCTGGAGCCGTATTGACGTTTAATTACCGACTGGTTAATGAGTGTGGAAGTGTTGGCTCCACTTGCACCTACGATGTACTTAAGCTCCAAATTTCTAACAATGGTGGAACAACCTTTACAGACATTATGTCTTCGAATGGAAGTCCAGCTGGTTTAACTAATAACAATGCTTGGACACCTGTAACATATACGTTGAACGCGTACAGCAACCAAACCATCATTATCCGTTTCAATTTTAACTCTATAGATGGTATTGGAAATACTTACGATGGGGTTTATGTGGATGATATAATAGTAACCAGTAATTGTTTTATCAATATGACATCAAGCCCTTTAAATAGCACAGTATCACCAATTATTTGTTCTGGAAATAACGTCACTCTTACCACAAATGCAGTAAATAATTATACTTGGAGCAATGGGGCTAATACCCCGTCTATTGTTGTTTCTCCAACTATTAATACAATGTATTCGGTAATAGCGACAAGCTCTGCTAACTGCGTTTCTTCCGCATCACTAAACGTGCAGGTAAATAATGGTATTCCATCGCTTTCGCTTGCCAATACTGCTTCTGCCACAAGTGGCTCGTGCCCTAATTCCACGGTAGTTTTAACTGCTAGTGGTGCAAATTCTTACTCATGGTCTGGTGGAAGTGTATCAGTAACAAATGGATTGCCGTTTGTTCCAAATACTTCGGCTAACTATACAGTAGTGGGAACGAACGCCTGTGGAACGAGTTCTGCAGCTGCATCTATTTCTTTACATCCTCTGCCAACAGCTACAGCGGTTGCCAGTACCCCAACTCTATGTTCAGGTAACATGCTTACACTTACAGGTCTTGGTACGGCAACTTCATACGCCTGGTTTGGTGGTTCGGTTGTGATTACTAACGGCGTGGGATTTACGCCGCCTCTAACTGTTACGTATACTCTTGTTGGAACAAGCGCTTTAAGTTGCACGGTAGGAGCCACTATTCCGGTAACCGTTTATCCAACACCTATCAATCCTCCAACAGCAAATCCTGCTTTGGTTTGTATTGGTGGTTCTTCAACGCTTTCTGCAACAGGTGCTGCCAATTATACCTGGACGAGCTCTAGTCAAACAGTAAACACAGCTAATTTTATTGTAACACCCGTTGTAGGAAACACAACATATACTATTACAAAGGCAAACTCTACCTGTTATAATACGCAAATAATCACGGTTGTAACAAATCCATTACCTAGCATTTTTGCTATTGTAACACCAACTGTGGTTTGTGCACTATCTCCTGCAACACTTGCAGTTGGTGGCGCCCTCACTTATACATGGACATCTCCCGGACCACCATCTTATACCTTTACTGGTGCCAGTCCTATTACAAGTCCCGTTGCTCCTTCAATTTATACTGTGGCTGCTTCTGATGGAACTTGTATTAATACAACTACTGTATTTTTAAATGCAAATCCGAATCCAACAATTACGGCTACAGCAAGTACACCTTCATTGTGTGAAGGTGAAACAGTAACACTTAACGCGAATGGCGGACTTAATTATAATTGGACTCTTACCGGTGGAGCTACTTATACAGGATCAAGTATTGTTCACACTCCTACGACTGCAACTGCTTACAACGTTTCGGGTAGTAACTCTTTTGGTTGCACTTCTTCTGCTAATCAAGTTGTTTTAGTTTACCCTAAACCTATTGTAACAGCAAGTTCAAATAAAATATTAATATGCTCAGGTAGCTCTGCAACTTTAACAGCTTCAGGAGCTAGTACATTTAGTTGGGATGCCAATGCCAATAATGTTTTAACTCCCATAGCTGTGGTAAATCCAACGGCACTTACTTCCAGTGCTGTAATGTACACTGTTGAAGGAACAAATTCCAGCACAGGTTGTAAAAATACTCAGACAGTATCGGTAGGCGTTTTTGTTCCTACACTTACAATTAATGGTAGCACAAACACTTGTTCTGGTGGACTAATTAATTTAACCGCGGGTAACGGAGTTTTGGGTACATACAACTGGCATACAGGTAGTGGTACTCCAATTACCAATCAAACTTTACAGATGCCGCTTACGGTAGCATCCGTATTCACCCTTACTGCCAATAGCAATTCTGTTGGTTTAATTTGCCCTGCAACACAAACCATTGCTTTGGGTATTTATTACAATCCTACCATTACTGCCGTTCCTGCAAGAACACTTATTTGCACAAAAGAATCTGTTGGAATTACAGCGGCCGGAGCTACCAGTTACGCCTGGAACAATACCATGACAGGACCAACCATTACGGTATCTCCAACTGGCACTACTGCAAATTATACAGTAACAGGAACAGATGATAACGGTTGTAGCAGTACCGCAACGGTTCAGGTAAAAATATCAAACTGCTCTGGAATAAATGAATTAAGTAATTTAAATAACGAAATAATCATTTATCCAAATCCTAACGATGGCAAGTTTACTATTCAAACGAATGCCGATTTAAAATTGAGTTTGGTGAATGAGCTTGGTCAATTAATCAGAGTGATTAATTTGTCGGCTAACAATAATTATGAAGTGAACATCAGTGATCTTGCAAAAGGAATTTATTTTGTGAGTGGACAAAAAGATGGTCTTCAGATTTATCAGAAGATTGTGGTGACGAAATAA
- a CDS encoding MG2 domain-containing protein, giving the protein METTKTKKMSLLATLVAIAGLVASWLVPETFYQAALENDFIKALQKKLTAYNAHMPEDRVYIQTDKSFYEPGDDIWISGLVREGTSLKASEKSDMVYIELLNPKGTVEKKINLIANNGRVVGDFKLDAEALGGLYKIKAYTNWMKNMGDNNCFIKEIQVQDLILPNLKMKMDFEKKAFGAGDQVIAKLELNSNENKPLTNYNVKFVASVNGEKIIEQTEFTDEEGIKYIKFSLPKKLNSNDGLLNVMIDYNGSTESISRSIPIILNTIKFKMFPEGGDLVNGLDGNVAFRALNEFGKPADVEGIVVTEKGSKVASFSSFHQGMGSFKLTPQNGEKYFVKITKPEGINETFKLPEALGRGYVMNVDNSNQEEIGVSINTTESEELALVAQVRGKMYYSTVVNSIAGTNKLSFSTEKFPIGVAQITLFDSKGIARAERLAFVNRDKQLNISVVTDKEKYLPREKVKMTLFVKDERGLPMPANLSMAVVNDQLLSFADDKSGNILSQLLLQQDLKEKIEEPDFYFTKKESKSLKALDYVMMTSGWRRFTWEKLIEEELPRINYLGQKALIGGTVLDAYTQKPLAEVKIKDNSGTEFTTDANGKFCVSKLDLSNPTTLVFNSNGYSDQSHYINDYNQNLVVYMYNYNSKHYRQNVPMAGAAIDEDRMVMMEAGDLNEVQIAKAAPHVKFAKRINEKAGSVAGIKKDAFALVDDDKTAKKVNREKEIKVISAGSIVAADIRAERFKGDVEEEEVFNKQVVAENLYYRAREFSAPNYEKQQIVDVRSDFRNTIYWNPNIEIGYSGRKTIEFYNSDDITSFKTIIEGISNDGMIGRAEKLFFTQLPFQMSTKIPVEVATEDLLSIPLTLKNNTDKPLGGALTVLAPVGLKEIGKVETIQTIMPGKSKTIYLDYKVLDKIGEDQFTISFKSCGLSDAFTQKIKIAAKGFPAQISFSSQDVEKEYTFEIKNVVNGSLKASFTAFPNVVSDLMKGVEGILQEPYGCFEQTSCTAYPNAMVLDYLKNTDSKDSKTLARATDLLDRGYKRLTSFETSNKGYEWFGANPAHEGLTAYGIMEFMDMKKAGQEIDQKMLDRTALWLLNHRDGKGGFEREKRALHDFGRINNDILNAYIVYALAEAGYTDIKKEFESSFEKAISLKDPYMLAMMTNAAYSMNQLSKGNEALKLLLTTQEKNGSFNGTTHSITYSQGNSLIIETTALSIMAILKAPTKDIQALNNAVQYLISVRSGSGVFSSTQGTILSLKALTEFAKFSKKTTEDGTIVIYIDNKKVSEQHYKAGDKGAITVNGLEQYIKTEGAHTLKIKYVNVKTPLPYSVAIDWNTFLPNSDKECSIDLKTKLSSKTSLVGETVRLSTTITNKLDKEVPSTMAIIGIPAGFTAQAWQLKELQEKNVFDYYEIKGNNITVYYRGMGPNSVKVINLDLKAEIPGEYDAPASSAYLYYTNEFKTWSAIDKVSIRKSAM; this is encoded by the coding sequence ATGGAAACGACAAAAACAAAAAAAATGTCCCTACTTGCTACATTGGTTGCAATCGCAGGACTTGTTGCATCTTGGTTGGTGCCGGAAACCTTTTATCAGGCCGCTTTAGAAAATGATTTTATCAAAGCATTACAAAAAAAACTAACTGCTTATAATGCACACATGCCTGAGGACCGCGTTTACATTCAAACAGATAAATCTTTTTATGAGCCAGGTGATGATATTTGGATCTCTGGCTTGGTAAGAGAAGGGACAAGCCTAAAAGCTTCAGAGAAGAGCGACATGGTGTATATCGAACTTTTAAATCCTAAAGGAACGGTAGAGAAAAAAATAAATTTGATTGCTAATAATGGTAGAGTTGTTGGCGATTTTAAATTGGATGCAGAGGCTTTAGGTGGACTTTATAAAATAAAAGCCTACACCAATTGGATGAAAAATATGGGAGACAACAATTGTTTTATAAAAGAAATTCAGGTACAAGATTTAATACTTCCAAACTTAAAAATGAAAATGGATTTCGAGAAAAAAGCCTTTGGTGCCGGTGATCAAGTCATTGCAAAATTGGAATTGAACAGCAATGAAAACAAACCATTAACAAATTATAATGTGAAGTTTGTAGCAAGTGTCAATGGAGAAAAAATTATAGAACAGACTGAGTTTACTGATGAAGAAGGAATCAAGTACATTAAGTTTTCACTTCCAAAAAAACTAAACTCAAATGATGGTTTATTGAATGTAATGATTGATTACAATGGAAGCACAGAAAGTATTTCGCGTTCTATTCCAATTATTTTAAATACAATCAAATTTAAGATGTTTCCCGAAGGCGGAGACTTGGTAAATGGTTTAGATGGAAATGTTGCTTTTCGTGCCTTAAACGAATTTGGAAAACCTGCTGACGTGGAGGGAATTGTAGTGACTGAAAAAGGGAGTAAAGTAGCTTCTTTCAGTAGTTTTCATCAAGGAATGGGTTCTTTTAAATTAACACCTCAAAATGGAGAAAAATATTTTGTGAAGATTACAAAACCAGAAGGAATTAATGAAACGTTTAAGCTTCCTGAAGCTTTGGGGCGCGGATATGTGATGAATGTAGACAATTCTAACCAAGAAGAAATTGGTGTAAGTATCAATACAACAGAATCGGAAGAACTTGCTTTAGTAGCGCAGGTGCGTGGTAAAATGTATTATTCAACCGTGGTAAATTCCATTGCAGGAACGAATAAATTAAGTTTTTCTACTGAGAAATTTCCAATTGGTGTCGCTCAAATTACATTGTTCGATTCGAAAGGTATTGCACGTGCAGAACGTTTGGCTTTTGTAAACCGTGATAAACAATTAAACATCTCTGTAGTAACAGACAAAGAAAAATACCTTCCGCGTGAAAAAGTAAAAATGACTTTATTTGTAAAAGATGAGCGGGGTTTGCCAATGCCTGCCAATTTATCAATGGCAGTGGTAAATGATCAGTTACTTTCTTTTGCGGATGATAAGTCAGGAAATATTTTATCTCAATTATTATTACAACAAGATCTCAAAGAAAAAATCGAAGAGCCAGATTTTTATTTTACTAAGAAAGAAAGCAAATCTTTAAAAGCTTTAGATTATGTTATGATGACTTCGGGTTGGAGACGTTTTACTTGGGAAAAGCTAATAGAAGAAGAATTGCCACGCATTAATTATTTAGGCCAAAAGGCATTGATTGGAGGTACTGTATTGGATGCTTATACACAAAAACCATTAGCAGAAGTTAAAATAAAGGATAATTCTGGTACTGAATTTACTACCGATGCAAATGGAAAATTTTGTGTTTCAAAACTAGATCTTTCAAATCCCACAACTTTGGTTTTTAATTCTAATGGATATTCAGATCAATCGCACTACATAAATGATTATAACCAAAATCTTGTTGTGTATATGTACAATTACAATAGCAAACATTACAGGCAAAACGTACCAATGGCAGGTGCGGCAATTGATGAAGACAGAATGGTAATGATGGAAGCCGGAGATTTAAATGAAGTTCAAATTGCTAAAGCAGCGCCTCATGTGAAATTTGCAAAAAGGATAAATGAAAAAGCTGGGTCGGTAGCAGGAATAAAAAAAGATGCTTTTGCTTTAGTTGATGATGATAAAACAGCTAAGAAAGTAAATAGAGAAAAAGAGATTAAGGTTATTTCAGCTGGATCTATAGTAGCAGCAGATATTAGAGCTGAAAGATTTAAAGGGGACGTGGAAGAAGAAGAAGTTTTTAATAAGCAGGTCGTTGCCGAGAATCTATACTACCGCGCTCGTGAATTTTCTGCACCGAACTATGAAAAGCAACAAATCGTGGACGTTCGTAGCGATTTTAGAAATACGATTTATTGGAATCCGAATATTGAAATTGGGTATTCAGGAAGAAAAACAATTGAATTTTATAACTCTGATGATATTACATCTTTCAAAACAATCATTGAAGGTATTTCTAATGATGGCATGATTGGACGGGCTGAAAAATTATTTTTCACACAACTGCCATTTCAAATGAGTACAAAAATTCCTGTTGAAGTGGCAACCGAAGATTTACTTTCCATTCCACTTACGCTTAAAAATAACACCGATAAACCTTTAGGCGGAGCTCTTACCGTATTAGCACCAGTAGGATTAAAAGAAATCGGAAAAGTTGAAACTATACAAACGATTATGCCGGGTAAATCAAAAACCATTTATTTAGATTACAAAGTATTGGATAAAATTGGTGAAGATCAATTTACTATTTCATTTAAGTCTTGTGGTTTGAGTGATGCCTTTACTCAAAAAATTAAAATCGCAGCGAAAGGATTTCCGGCTCAAATTTCTTTTTCATCTCAAGATGTTGAGAAGGAATATACTTTCGAAATTAAAAATGTAGTGAACGGGTCCTTAAAAGCTTCCTTCACGGCTTTTCCAAATGTGGTTTCCGATTTAATGAAAGGTGTAGAAGGAATTTTGCAGGAACCTTATGGTTGTTTTGAACAAACGTCGTGTACAGCTTATCCAAATGCAATGGTATTGGATTATTTAAAGAACACAGATAGTAAAGATTCAAAAACACTTGCGCGTGCAACAGATTTATTGGATAGAGGTTACAAACGCCTGACAAGTTTTGAGACATCCAATAAGGGTTATGAATGGTTTGGTGCAAATCCCGCGCACGAAGGTCTTACGGCCTATGGTATAATGGAATTTATGGACATGAAAAAAGCGGGACAAGAGATTGATCAAAAAATGTTAGACAGAACGGCACTTTGGTTATTAAACCATCGCGATGGTAAAGGAGGTTTTGAAAGAGAGAAACGCGCTTTACATGATTTTGGGCGAATTAACAATGATATTCTGAATGCTTACATTGTTTATGCCTTGGCTGAAGCAGGTTACACTGATATTAAAAAAGAATTTGAAAGCTCTTTTGAAAAAGCAATCTCCTTAAAGGATCCTTACATGTTAGCAATGATGACTAACGCAGCTTACTCAATGAATCAACTATCCAAAGGAAACGAAGCTTTAAAGCTTTTGCTAACTACGCAAGAAAAAAATGGAAGTTTTAATGGTACTACGCATTCAATAACCTATTCACAAGGTAATTCCTTAATCATTGAAACAACTGCTTTGTCTATAATGGCAATTTTAAAAGCTCCTACAAAGGATATACAAGCTTTAAATAATGCTGTACAGTATCTTATAAGTGTTAGAAGTGGTTCTGGCGTATTCAGTTCAACACAAGGAACAATTCTTTCTCTAAAGGCCTTGACTGAATTTGCAAAGTTCAGTAAAAAAACAACCGAAGATGGAACCATTGTAATTTATATTGATAATAAAAAAGTTTCAGAACAGCACTACAAAGCCGGCGATAAAGGTGCTATAACGGTTAACGGATTGGAGCAATATATTAAAACTGAAGGTGCACATACACTTAAAATAAAATATGTGAATGTAAAAACGCCTTTGCCATATTCCGTTGCAATTGACTGGAACACTTTTTTACCGAATAGCGACAAAGAATGTAGTATTGATTTAAAAACAAAATTGTCTTCTAAAACCTCACTGGTTGGTGAAACAGTTAGGTTATCAACTACCATTACAAACAAGTTAGATAAAGAAGTTCCAAGTACTATGGCAATTATAGGAATTCCTGCAGGGTTTACAGCGCAAGCATGGCAATTGAAAGAGCTGCAAGAAAAAAACGTGTTTGATTATTATGAAATTAAAGGAAATAATATTACTGTTTATTACCGAGGTATGGGACCAAACTCAGTTAAAGTAATTAATTTAGATCTTAAGGCCGAAATACCCGGTGAATACGATGCACCAGCTTCTTCAGCGTACTTGTATTACACAAACGAGTTTAAAACCTGGAGCGCCATAGATAAAGTTAGCATAAGGAAAAGTGCAATGTAA